A window of Syntrophus gentianae contains these coding sequences:
- a CDS encoding DNA polymerase Y family protein, which yields MLNSYTYSLFSRRMFNIMRRFTPDVEEYSIDEAFADITGMRRVLRSSYVGIAEQMKRAIERELGIGVSVGVSLTKVLAKVGSKHQKPSGLTVIAGRSITHYLEHLPAGKVWGIGPATTSYLAKLGVKTALEFARMPEAAVRKRFTKPSIEIWRELRGDSVYPVISREKSVYASISKMKTFAPPTSDREYLFAHLLRNLESACIKARRYGLAPRKILSLLRTQEFRDRGSEATLIRPSALPLELSGLLRELFEMLYREKELYRATGVVLLELTQDTNVQYSLFESPMKAEKIRELYEAVDSLSGRYGKHTLHLGASHPLEQQGKGKRGTPTVREETRLYGETQRRHLGLPILHVK from the coding sequence ATGCTGAACAGTTACACCTACAGTCTCTTTTCCCGGCGGATGTTCAACATCATGAGACGCTTCACCCCGGACGTGGAAGAGTACTCCATCGATGAGGCCTTCGCCGATATTACGGGAATGCGCCGGGTCCTGCGCTCTTCCTATGTCGGAATTGCCGAGCAGATGAAAAGGGCCATTGAGAGAGAACTGGGGATCGGCGTTTCCGTAGGGGTCAGCCTGACCAAGGTGCTGGCCAAGGTGGGCTCCAAGCATCAGAAACCCAGCGGCTTGACGGTCATTGCCGGCCGCTCCATCACCCATTATCTGGAGCATCTCCCCGCCGGAAAGGTCTGGGGGATCGGCCCCGCCACAACCAGCTATCTGGCAAAGCTGGGGGTCAAGACCGCCCTGGAATTCGCCCGGATGCCGGAAGCGGCTGTGCGCAAACGCTTCACCAAACCCAGCATTGAAATCTGGCGGGAACTGCGGGGGGATTCCGTCTACCCCGTGATCTCCCGGGAGAAAAGCGTCTATGCGTCCATCAGCAAGATGAAGACCTTTGCCCCTCCCACTTCGGATCGGGAATACCTCTTTGCGCACCTGCTGCGGAATCTGGAGTCGGCCTGCATCAAGGCCAGGCGTTACGGTCTCGCGCCGCGGAAGATCCTTTCCCTTCTCAGGACCCAGGAATTCCGCGATCGGGGCAGTGAGGCCACCCTGATTCGTCCCTCCGCCCTTCCGCTGGAACTCTCCGGCCTGCTTCGGGAGCTGTTTGAAATGCTCTACCGGGAAAAGGAACTCTATCGGGCAACGGGGGTTGTCCTGCTGGAGCTGACGCAGGACACAAATGTCCAGTATTCCCTTTTTGAAAGCCCGATGAAGGCGGAAAAGATCCGGGAGCTTTATGAAGCCGTGGACAGCCTGAGCGGGCGATACGGCAAGCACACCCTGCACCTGGGAGCCTCCCATCCCCTGGAGCAACAGGGCAAGGGAAAGCGGGGCACGCCCACCGTGCGGGAAGAGACCCGTCTATACGGCGAGACTCAGCGTCGTCATCTTGGCCTGCCGATTCTCCACGTGAAGTAA
- a CDS encoding PAS domain-containing protein produces the protein MLFRTVLTRFGVIKLTGILTAFCVLLSLSFYLAFAFIVGEVRNIGIFLSLLIPSLVAPPVCILLLRLNRSLYRVQEELLRTQEGLERRVAERTEELDEKNERLRDEIQEKKQAEAALQREHALLQTVMNSAGNAHLAYLDRSLNYVLVNETLAAVYGYRPEEMIGKNPFALIPNAEGEAICSQVRDTGKAFEVHDFPFEFPGQPERGITYWDWTLHAVKDPGGHVIGLVLSAYDTTERKRNKDRMEQLVLELQESLAKVKTLNGLLPICASCKKIRTDQGYWEQIETYIRGHSEVEFTHGICPECMEKLYPELSEKK, from the coding sequence ATGCTTTTCCGCACTGTTCTTACCCGATTCGGGGTCATCAAACTGACAGGAATTCTAACGGCCTTTTGTGTTCTTCTTTCCCTGTCGTTTTATCTGGCATTTGCCTTTATTGTCGGTGAAGTGCGCAATATCGGTATTTTTCTTTCCCTCTTGATTCCCTCATTGGTTGCGCCTCCCGTCTGTATCCTTCTTTTAAGACTTAACCGTTCGCTCTATCGGGTTCAAGAAGAGCTCCTGAGAACTCAGGAGGGGCTGGAGAGAAGAGTTGCGGAAAGGACAGAGGAACTGGACGAAAAAAACGAACGGTTGAGAGACGAAATTCAAGAGAAAAAACAGGCGGAAGCCGCCCTGCAACGCGAGCACGCTTTGCTCCAGACCGTAATGAACAGCGCGGGGAACGCTCACCTCGCGTACCTCGACCGCTCCTTGAATTACGTGCTCGTCAACGAGACCTTGGCCGCCGTTTACGGGTACCGGCCCGAGGAAATGATTGGAAAGAATCCTTTTGCCCTCATCCCGAACGCCGAGGGCGAGGCGATCTGTTCACAGGTCCGTGACACCGGCAAGGCGTTCGAGGTCCATGACTTCCCCTTCGAATTCCCCGGCCAGCCCGAACGGGGCATTACTTACTGGGACTGGACGCTCCATGCGGTCAAAGACCCCGGTGGTCACGTCATCGGCCTGGTCCTTTCGGCGTATGACACGACCGAACGTAAAAGGAATAAAGACAGGATGGAGCAACTTGTCCTTGAGCTCCAGGAATCCCTGGCAAAGGTCAAGACATTAAACGGATTACTCCCCATCTGTGCCTCCTGCAAAAAAATACGCACTGATCAAGGCTATTGGGAGCAGATAGAGACATACATCCGTGGACATTCGGAAGTGGAATTCACCCACGGGATCTGCCCGGAGTGTATGGAGAAATTATACCCCGAACTCTCCGAAAAAAAATGA
- a CDS encoding epoxyqueuosine reductase QueH, whose product MKILLHLCCAPCTIYPLQVLRDQQHEVRGLFFNPNIHPYLEYCRRRDTLKAYAEQENLPVIWKDAYELEDFLRNVAFREGDRCRFCYYKRLSYAAHVARKGDFDGFSSTLLYSRYQNHELIRSIGESLAKEQGLSFVYSDFREGWETGIRISKAQGMYRQQYCGCIYSEKERYYKKNQAL is encoded by the coding sequence ATGAAGATATTATTACATCTTTGTTGCGCGCCCTGCACCATCTATCCCTTGCAGGTGCTGAGGGATCAGCAGCATGAGGTGCGGGGGCTCTTCTTCAATCCGAACATCCATCCCTATCTTGAATATTGCCGGCGGAGGGATACGCTCAAGGCATATGCCGAGCAGGAAAATCTCCCCGTCATCTGGAAGGATGCCTACGAACTGGAAGACTTCCTGAGGAACGTAGCCTTTCGCGAAGGGGATCGTTGCCGCTTCTGCTATTACAAACGGCTGAGTTATGCGGCGCACGTCGCCAGAAAAGGCGACTTTGACGGGTTTTCCTCCACGCTTTTATACAGCAGATACCAGAATCACGAGTTGATTCGCAGTATTGGCGAAAGCCTGGCAAAGGAGCAGGGGCTGTCCTTTGTCTATTCCGACTTTCGGGAAGGATGGGAAACCGGGATCCGCATCTCAAAAGCTCAGGGCATGTATCGGCAGCAATACTGCGGGTGCATCTACAGCGAAAAAGAACGCTATTATAAAAAAAATCAGGCCCTTTGA
- the ruvB gene encoding Holliday junction branch migration DNA helicase RuvB, whose translation MRKDDLVSPECIEGDGIYESGLRPRSIKEYIGQKTVKRNLSIFVDAAKKRKEALDHVLLYGPPGLGKTTLAVIIAREMGFNIKVTSGPVIERPGDLAAILTNLKDSDILFIDEIHRLPHTVEEILYPAMEDFYIDLVIGQGPSARSMKLDIPRFTLVGATTRAGLLTSPLRDRFGISFRLNYYAVDELTKIILRSATLLSIELEHAGAVEIAKRSRGTPRIANRLLKRVRDYAQVKEQGKVNEAVAADALEMLEIDSQGFDHMDRSILLSIIENYGGGPVGIDTLCATVGEERTTLEDVYEPYLIKEGYLQKTARGRIATRKAYEHFGKRTFKLEQEELI comes from the coding sequence ATGCGGAAAGATGATCTCGTAAGTCCTGAATGCATCGAAGGGGACGGCATCTATGAAAGCGGCTTACGCCCCCGGAGCATCAAGGAATACATTGGACAAAAAACGGTCAAGAGGAACCTTTCCATTTTTGTCGACGCGGCGAAAAAAAGAAAGGAAGCCCTGGACCATGTGCTCCTTTATGGACCGCCCGGTCTGGGTAAAACGACCCTGGCGGTGATTATCGCAAGAGAAATGGGATTCAACATCAAGGTCACTTCAGGGCCTGTGATTGAACGTCCCGGAGATCTGGCGGCCATCCTGACCAATCTGAAGGATTCCGATATCCTGTTTATTGATGAGATCCATCGCCTTCCCCATACCGTTGAAGAAATCCTCTATCCCGCCATGGAGGATTTTTATATTGACCTGGTCATCGGGCAGGGGCCATCCGCCCGAAGCATGAAACTGGATATCCCCAGATTTACCCTGGTGGGGGCAACGACTCGGGCCGGGTTGCTGACGTCGCCGCTGCGGGACCGGTTCGGGATCAGCTTTCGCCTCAATTATTATGCCGTTGATGAACTGACGAAGATCATCCTCCGTTCCGCAACTCTTCTGTCCATCGAACTTGAGCACGCGGGGGCCGTCGAGATCGCGAAACGGTCGCGGGGAACGCCGCGAATCGCCAACCGTCTTCTGAAAAGGGTCCGGGACTATGCCCAGGTCAAGGAACAGGGGAAAGTCAATGAGGCCGTTGCCGCCGATGCCCTGGAAATGCTGGAAATAGACTCTCAGGGATTTGATCACATGGATCGAAGCATCCTGCTGTCCATTATTGAAAATTATGGCGGCGGGCCCGTCGGGATTGACACCCTGTGCGCCACAGTGGGGGAGGAAAGAACGACGCTTGAAGATGTTTATGAGCCCTATCTGATAAAGGAAGGCTACCTGCAGAAGACGGCGCGGGGGCGAATCGCCACGAGAAAGGCTTACGAACATTTCGGGAAAAGAACCTTTAAACTCGAGCAGGAGGAGCTGATCTGA
- a CDS encoding Rossmann-like domain-containing protein — protein MERIYHPGDILKETRKAISTVLGDSLETLTVERTVMGLFFSGVKLNSGEGGLCFTPIKSIPEAVCCPSSARVMPASGRLEGRKATRFLDEMFSGNPLKKTLGIAVLNALSAECWKRQPPEDYRITDGVDALEDLVFPGDGFVVVVGALVPVIKALKSRGKPFAILELDPSTLKRDELEFFVPPEKGPEVVPQADLLVITGTTLINDTLEGLLARRKPGAKIIVVGPTASMLPDAFFRRGVSTLGGIRVTDADRVLNVIAEAGSGYHFFGKGAERVAIEQAGEKIHK, from the coding sequence ATGGAACGGATCTATCACCCTGGCGATATCCTTAAGGAAACAAGGAAAGCGATTTCAACGGTCCTTGGAGACAGCCTGGAAACCCTGACCGTGGAAAGGACCGTCATGGGATTGTTCTTTTCCGGCGTGAAGCTCAATAGCGGCGAAGGGGGGCTTTGCTTTACCCCGATCAAGAGCATTCCGGAAGCGGTCTGCTGCCCGAGCTCGGCCCGGGTCATGCCGGCCTCGGGGAGACTTGAAGGAAGAAAAGCCACGCGGTTTCTTGACGAAATGTTCAGCGGCAATCCCCTGAAAAAGACGCTGGGAATCGCCGTTCTCAACGCCCTTTCCGCCGAATGCTGGAAAAGGCAACCGCCGGAAGACTACCGGATAACGGACGGTGTCGATGCCTTGGAGGATCTGGTTTTCCCGGGAGACGGATTCGTCGTCGTGGTGGGGGCTCTTGTTCCGGTCATCAAGGCGCTGAAATCGCGGGGAAAGCCCTTTGCCATCCTGGAACTGGACCCCTCAACCCTTAAAAGGGATGAACTGGAGTTCTTTGTGCCCCCCGAAAAGGGCCCGGAGGTGGTTCCGCAAGCGGATCTTCTCGTCATCACAGGGACCACGCTGATCAATGATACCCTCGAAGGTTTGCTGGCAAGGCGAAAACCGGGGGCCAAAATCATCGTGGTCGGTCCGACGGCAAGCATGCTTCCCGACGCCTTTTTCCGGCGTGGGGTCAGCACACTGGGCGGTATCAGAGTAACCGACGCCGACCGGGTGCTCAACGTGATTGCCGAGGCGGGCTCAGGGTATCACTTCTTCGGAAAAGGGGCGGAGAGGGTCGCAATCGAACAGGCCGGGGAAAAGATTCATAAATAG